The region AGCTTGTCTGTGCCGACATGGGGCTTATGGAGATACTTGATCTCCGGCGGTGCGCCTGCGGCCACCAACGCATCCAGCACCTGGCGGGAGTGCGGGTCGTTCACCCTTGTGGTCAGCTTGCCGTCCGAGAACGTGCCGGCCCCGCCCTCGCCGAACTGGACGTTGGATGCGGGATCGAATTCGCCCGTCCGCCAGAAGCGGGCCACATCCCGCGTCCTAGTTTCTACGTCGCGGCCGCGCTCCAGCAGGACCGGCTTATAACCGTGCTCGGCCAGCGTCAGGGCGGCGAACAGGCCGGCCGGTCCGGCACCCACCACCACCGGGGGCGCGTCCAGCGGCCGAAGACCGGGAACGACCGGCGGCAGCGGCTCTTCGGCGCGCACCGCTACATCGCGATCGCCGGCCAGCCTGGACAGCACCTGCCCTTCGGCTACGGCCACCGCAACATCGAGCGTGTATACGAACCCGATATTAGACTTACGGCGGGCGTCCACCGCCCGCCGGACAATTGTCACATCCGCCACGCCTCCCGCCGGTAGACGAAGCCGCCTCGCCGCCAGCTGCGGCAGCGGGGTTTCATCCTCGACGGCGACGCGGAAGTTGGTTATTCTGAGCAAACAGATCTACTCCTACAACTGCGGATACTTCTTGCAACGGGGCGACGTCTAACGGCCGACGCTGATCTTGACGGTAACCGCCGCCTGCGACGCCACCAGTCCCTCCTTGATCTGGAGCTTTACTTCCTTTTCGGTATCCTTGTTAATGCCGGCGACGCTGATCGGCTCGGTATAAACGAAGTCGATCTTTTCAAGTTCCTTGGCGTTGCCGCTCAATTCCACCCTGGCCGGCTCCGTCACCACCGACTTCAAAAAAACGCCTGGCGCCATATCGCCGTAAATGATCGTCTTGATGTCCACCGTCTTCTTATCCACGCCCTTGGCGAGGTTGGCCACAACGCTTATCCTGCCCGGATTCACCGTCAGCCCCTCCACCGCCCGGCCGTCGCGGTTGACCAGCAAGGGCACCAGTTGGGCAGTGAAGTCGGCGCTCCGGCCCGTTAGGTCGAGAGGCAAAATGACCCTATCCACCGAATCGACGGTAGCCTTCGGCCCCTCCACCGTCACCTGCTGGGGATTGATCGTGGCCTTGGCCACAACCGCGCCCGCCGTAGCCGTGCCGGTCACGCGGATCTCCACCGGCAGCGTGCGGCTGGCTTTGCCGTCCACCCTCACGGTGATCTTGTCAGGCTGCACCTCGATGAATTCGAGACTGCTGGGCACAAGAGCGAAAACGCGGACCGTGTGGCGGCCTTCGGCCGTCCCCCTGAGATCGATGTAAGCCTTGAGATCCTGCGGCGTCAGCACCGCGATGATGCTGCGGGGTCCGCGGACCTTGATCCGCACCGCGTCGGGCGAGTCGGTCGCCACCAAAGTGTCGGCCACGCCGCGCACCTCCAGAGGCACCGACACCGACGACTCCACAGGCGGGTTCTGTTCGTTGGTGACATAAAGCCAAAGCACCACCGCCATAATCAGGGCGAGAATCTTCGTGGTAATATTTTTCCCGCGCTCTTCTTCCATTATGACGAAGACCTCCAGTTGAAGAAGTCGCTGAGGGGCGAGCCCTTGGCTGAATACAGCGGGCGCAGGAAATCCTTGAGCTTGGCCGGCTCAACATAGCGGGACAGGCGGCCGCCCTCGGCCACCGAGATTATCCCCGTCTCCTCGCTGACCACCACGATGATGGCGTCGGTCTGTTCGCTGATACCCAGGGCCGCGCGGTGGCGGGTGCCAAGTTCCTTGCCCAGCGTCGGGTCGTCGGTAAGTGGCAGAATACAGCCGGCGGCGGTCACCCGGTTGCCGCGGACTATGACCGCCCCGTCGTGCAGCGGCGAATTGGGAATGAAAATATTGGTGAGAAACTCGCTCGACACTATACCGTCGACCTTGATGCCCGTATCGACGTAATCGTTAAGGCGCATCTCCCGCTCGAAGACGAGCAGGGCACCGATCTTGTTCTTAGCGAGCACGGTGACCGCCTTGATCGTTTCATCCAACAGATTCTGGGCCTCTTCCTCGTTGAGGATGCCGCTCCTGCCGAACAGCCGCCCGCGGCCGAGCTGCTCCAGCGCCTTGCGAAGCTCAGGCTGGAAAACGATCGGCAGCGCGACCAACACCACCGTCATCGACTTCTGCAGCAGCCAGTTGATTACATTAAGACCAAGCCATTTGCTCACCAGAGTGGCGACAAGCAACACCACCAGGCCCTTAAGCAACGTGAGGGCCCGGGTGTCCTTAATCATCATATACAGCTTGTAAAGCAGCACGGCCACCAGAAGTATGTCGAAGATATCTCGCCAGCCGATAGTCGAGATAATTCCTCTTACCTGGAGGAGCATGGCGGAACCACCTTATACGTAATTGTTAACTTTATTCTACCCGAAAATGGCAAAAACCTTTTGCCGCGAATAAACTCCGCGGAAAATATAATAACAATGCCTCCCGGATGCGCCCCGGGAGGCATGACCACCTTCTAGACTTTTGCCACCTTTTCCACCCAGCCGAACTTGTCGGCGACCTTACCGTACTGGAGCCCGGTGACGTAATCGAAAAGCTTCTGGGAGAAAGGCCCGGTCTTATTGCCGTTGATGACGAGCTTCTGGCCTTTCCACGACAACTCGCCGACCGGCGAGATAACGGCGGCCGTGCCAGAGCCGAAGACCTCCTCCAGCTCGCCCTTGGCGTGGGCCTCAAAAACCTCGTCGATGGAAATCTGCCGTTCGGTCGCCTTCACGCCCCAATCCTTGGCCAGCTCAAGGACGGTGCGGCGGGTGATGCCGCCGAGGATACTGCCGTTCAGGGCGGGGGTGACCAGCTCACCCTTGATCTTGAAGAAAATATTCATCGTGCCGACTTCCTCGACATACTTGCGCTCGATTCCATCCAGCCACAGCACCTGAGCGTAGCCTTCCTTCTTGGCCTCCACCTGGGCCCGCAGGCTGGCGGCGTAATTGCCCGGAGTCTTGGCCTCGCCGATGCCGCCGGGAACGGCGCGGACGTATTTGTCCTCCACCTTGATGCCGACCGGGTTGAAGCCGGCCGCATAGTAGGCGCCCACCGGAGAGAGAATGATGAACAGCTTGTATGCATCGGAGGATTTAACGCCCACGTACGGGTCGGTGGCGAAGATAAAGGGACGGATATAAAGCGCCGTGCCGACCTTGTCGGGCACCCAGCGTTTGTCTATTTCGAGGAGCTTGTTCAGGCCGGCGTGGACGACGTCCACATCGGTGTTGGGAATACAGAGGATGTCGGCCGAACGGTTGAAGCGGTTCAGGTAGTCGAGCGGCCTGAAGACGGTGATCTCGCCTGCGTCGGTCCGGAAAGCCTTCATGCCTTCGAAGATGGCCTGGCCATAGTGAAGGACCATGGCGGCGGGATAAAGGGAAAACTCATCGTAAGGTACGATGCGCGGGTTGTGCCAGCCCTTGCCGGTCTGGTAACCCATTTCGAACATGTGATCGGTGAAATATTGCCCAAAGCCGAGCTTGTCGGCTTCCGGCAGCGCTTTCGGGGTCGCAGCCCTGGTAACGGCGATGTCGACCATAATGAAGCCCCCTTCTTTTTTGTCCAAGCGGGAAAGACACTCGCTGTGGAATACCTTACCAATCATTATATGCCGTTTTTTCGATGGGTGTCAAGCCAGGCAAGTTGCCGTTTAAGCGCTTCCCGGCCGCCGGCGAGAGCCTCCTTCACCTGGGACGGCGACGTGCCGCCGTAGGAATTGCGGGCCGCGACGCAGGTTTCCACCTTGATCGCCTCAAGGATGTCCTCTTCGAACAGCGGGGAAAATTCTTTCAGTTCGGCCAGCGACAGGTCGGTAAGCTTTTTATCCTTCTCCAGGCAATAGCGAACGCTCTTGCCTGACACCTCGTGGGCCTGCCGGAAGGGAAGCCCTTTCTTGACCAGGTAATCGGCCATGTCGGTCGCGTTGGTGAAATCCTCGTCGGCCGCCGCCAGCATCCGCGGCGCGTTAACCTTCATGCCGCGCACCATGGCGGCGTACACCGACAGGCTGAACTTCACGGTGTCGACCGTGTCGAACAGCCCTTCCTTATCCTCCTGCATATCCTTGTTATACGCGAGCGGCAGCCCCTTCATCGTCGTCAGCAGCGCCATCAGATGGCCGATCACCCGGCCGGTTTTGCCCCGCACCAGCTCGGCGACGTCAGGATTCTTCTTCTGCGGCATGATGCTCGAGCCGGTGCAGTGGGCGTCGTCGAGCTCGACGAACTTGAACTCCGAACTGCACCAGAGGATGACTTCCTCGCTCAGCCGGCTGAGGTGGACCATCAGGATGGCTGCGAAGGACAGGAACTCCATCATGTAGTCGCGGTCGGCGACCGCGTCGATGCTGTTTTCGTACAAACGGCCGAACTTCAGCTCGTCCGCCACCTGCTTGCGGTCGATGGGAAAAGTAGTTCCGGCCAGGGCGCCCGCCCCCAGCGGCATGATGTCGGCCCGTTCCCATACCCCCCGCAGGCGGTCGAAGTCCCGCCCGAGCATGAAGAAGTAAGCCAGCAGGTGATGGGCGAACAGGATGGGCTGGGCGCGCTGCAGGTGGGTGTAGCCGGGCATGATGGCGTCCGGGAATCTTGCGGCCGTCTCCATGATGGCCTCCTGCAGGCCGCACAGCAGTTGTCCGACGGCGACCGCCTCCTTGCGGAGGTAGAGATGGGTATCCAGCGCCACCTGATCGTTGCGGCTGCGGGCGGTGTGCAGCTTGCCCCCGGCAGGGCCGATCCTTTCCGTCAGGCGCTTCTCGATATTCATGTGGATATCCTCGAGCGCCGTCTCAAAGCTGAAGTTCCCCGCCTCGATGTCGGCGAGGATGTCCGTAAGGCCGGCGATGATCGCTTCGGCCTCGTCGGCGGCGATGATGCCGCACTTGGCGAGCATGCGCGCGTGGGCGATGCTGCCGGCGATATCCTCTTTATAAAGCCGCCTGTCAAAAGAAATGGAGGAGGTAAACTCCTCCACAAGCACGTCAGTGCCTTTGGTGAATCTACCGCCCCAAAGCTTGGTCATTTATTTCTTCTCCTTTTGCTGCATCAGCGCCCTGATCTTCAGCGGCAAGCCGAACAGGTTGATAAACCCTTCCGCATCCTTCTGGTTGTAAACCTCGTCACGGCCGAAGGTCACGAAGCCCTCGTGGTAGAGCGAATACGGCGACTTGGCGCCGGCGCTCATAATATTGCCCTTGTAGAGCTTCAGCCGCACCAGACCGGTGACCGTCTGCTGGGTCGAGTCGACGAAGGCGTCGAGCGCCTCGCGGAGCGGCGAGAACCACATCCCGTCGTAAACGAGTTCGGCGTAGCGCACCGCCACCTGCTCCTTGTAGTGCATCGTCGCCCGGTCGAGAGTCAGGTACTCCAGCTCGCGGTGGGCGTAGAAAAGGATCGCCCCGCCCGGCGTCTCGTACACGCCGCGGGATTTCATCCCCACCAGGCGGTTTTCGGTGATGTCGGCGATACCGATGCCGTTGGCGGCGCCGAGCTCGTTCAGCTTCTCAAGCAAATCCACCGCGCCCAGCTTCTCGCCGTCCACCGCCACCGGCACGCCCTTCTCGAAGGCGATCTCCACATAGGTGGCTTTGTCGGGCGCCTGCTCGGGAGTCTTGGTAACCATGTAGACGTCGTCCTTGGGCTCGTTCCAGGGGTCCTCAAGGTCGCCGCCCTCGTGGCTTAAATGCCAGATGTTGCGGTCCATGCTGTAGGGCCGCTTCTTGGTCACCGGCACCGGCACGCCGTGCTTCTCGGCGTAGTCGATGGCGTCCTCGCGCGAGCGGATGTTCCACAGCCGCCAGGGGGCCACGATCTTGAGATGGGGCGCCAGCGCCTTGACGGTCAGCTCGAAGCGCACCTGATCGTTGCCCTTGCCGGTCGCGCCGTGGGCGATGGCATCGGCACCCTCCTTCTCCGCGATCTCCACCATCGCCTTGGCGATGATCGGCCGGGCGAAGGAAGTGCCAAGCAGATATTTGCCCTCATAGACGGCGCCCGCTTTCAGCACCGGCCAGACGTAATCCTCCACGAACTCTTTCCTGACATCCATGACATATACCTTGCTGGCCCCCGACTTGATGGCCTTCTCCCTGACCGGCTCGATCTCCGCGCCCTGACCGACGTCGGCGCACATGGCGATGACCTCGCAGCCGTCGTAGTTCTCCTTCAGCCAGGGGATGATAACCGACGTGTCGAGTCCGCCCGAGTAGGCAAGGACCACTTTTTTGATATCGCTCACAAATACTCCTCCTTGGAATATTGAAATATATACTGCGGCCGCGTATCAGCCGTTTTTCATCATAAACATTTGGCCGTCCCGCGCGAACCCGAAGTGCTCGTACAGCCCGTGGGCGTCCCGCGTTATAAGGATGCCCCGCACACCCCTCAGTTCTTCAGTCTCGGTAACATATCTGATCAGAATCTTCGCCAGCCCTTTGCCGCGATGGGCCTCGTCGATAACGACATCGGCGAGCCACCAGACGGTTGCGTAGTCGGTCACGGCGCGGGCGAAGCCCACCTGATGGCCGTCCTTGTAAATCCCGAAACAGAGGGAATTGTCTATCGAGGTCAGTATCTTGTCCCTGCCGCGGTTGCCGGCCCAATAGGTCCGGGCCAGCAGATCGGCCACCCGGTCGAGCGACAACAGGCTCTTATCGCGACTGAAAACGTATCCGTCGTGTTTGAGCGCCATCCGCCGCCTCCTGCCTAGTCGCCCATCAGCAGGGCCATGATCGCCTTCTGCACATGTAGACGGTTCTCGGCTTCGTCAAAGATCGCCGACTGGGGCCCCTCCATCACCGCGTCAGTAATCTCCTCGCCACGGTGGGCGGGCAGACAGTGCAGGACAATGGCGTCCGGTTTGGCCAGCTTGAGCAGAGCCTCGTTGATCTGGTACCCGGCAAAAGCGCTCTTTCGGGCGGCCTGCTCGGCCTCCTGGCCCATGCTGGCCCACACGTCGGTATACAGC is a window of Selenomonadales bacterium 4137-cl DNA encoding:
- a CDS encoding argininosuccinate synthase; this translates as MSDIKKVVLAYSGGLDTSVIIPWLKENYDGCEVIAMCADVGQGAEIEPVREKAIKSGASKVYVMDVRKEFVEDYVWPVLKAGAVYEGKYLLGTSFARPIIAKAMVEIAEKEGADAIAHGATGKGNDQVRFELTVKALAPHLKIVAPWRLWNIRSREDAIDYAEKHGVPVPVTKKRPYSMDRNIWHLSHEGGDLEDPWNEPKDDVYMVTKTPEQAPDKATYVEIAFEKGVPVAVDGEKLGAVDLLEKLNELGAANGIGIADITENRLVGMKSRGVYETPGGAILFYAHRELEYLTLDRATMHYKEQVAVRYAELVYDGMWFSPLREALDAFVDSTQQTVTGLVRLKLYKGNIMSAGAKSPYSLYHEGFVTFGRDEVYNQKDAEGFINLFGLPLKIRALMQQKEKK
- the cdaA gene encoding diadenylate cyclase CdaA yields the protein MLLQVRGIISTIGWRDIFDILLVAVLLYKLYMMIKDTRALTLLKGLVVLLVATLVSKWLGLNVINWLLQKSMTVVLVALPIVFQPELRKALEQLGRGRLFGRSGILNEEEAQNLLDETIKAVTVLAKNKIGALLVFEREMRLNDYVDTGIKVDGIVSSEFLTNIFIPNSPLHDGAVIVRGNRVTAAGCILPLTDDPTLGKELGTRHRAALGISEQTDAIIVVVSEETGIISVAEGGRLSRYVEPAKLKDFLRPLYSAKGSPLSDFFNWRSSS
- a CDS encoding CdaR family protein, producing MEEERGKNITTKILALIMAVVLWLYVTNEQNPPVESSVSVPLEVRGVADTLVATDSPDAVRIKVRGPRSIIAVLTPQDLKAYIDLRGTAEGRHTVRVFALVPSSLEFIEVQPDKITVRVDGKASRTLPVEIRVTGTATAGAVVAKATINPQQVTVEGPKATVDSVDRVILPLDLTGRSADFTAQLVPLLVNRDGRAVEGLTVNPGRISVVANLAKGVDKKTVDIKTIIYGDMAPGVFLKSVVTEPARVELSGNAKELEKIDFVYTEPISVAGINKDTEKEVKLQIKEGLVASQAAVTVKISVGR
- a CDS encoding branched-chain amino acid aminotransferase, whose translation is MVDIAVTRAATPKALPEADKLGFGQYFTDHMFEMGYQTGKGWHNPRIVPYDEFSLYPAAMVLHYGQAIFEGMKAFRTDAGEITVFRPLDYLNRFNRSADILCIPNTDVDVVHAGLNKLLEIDKRWVPDKVGTALYIRPFIFATDPYVGVKSSDAYKLFIILSPVGAYYAAGFNPVGIKVEDKYVRAVPGGIGEAKTPGNYAASLRAQVEAKKEGYAQVLWLDGIERKYVEEVGTMNIFFKIKGELVTPALNGSILGGITRRTVLELAKDWGVKATERQISIDEVFEAHAKGELEEVFGSGTAAVISPVGELSWKGQKLVINGNKTGPFSQKLFDYVTGLQYGKVADKFGWVEKVAKV
- the argH gene encoding argininosuccinate lyase, which gives rise to MTKLWGGRFTKGTDVLVEEFTSSISFDRRLYKEDIAGSIAHARMLAKCGIIAADEAEAIIAGLTDILADIEAGNFSFETALEDIHMNIEKRLTERIGPAGGKLHTARSRNDQVALDTHLYLRKEAVAVGQLLCGLQEAIMETAARFPDAIMPGYTHLQRAQPILFAHHLLAYFFMLGRDFDRLRGVWERADIMPLGAGALAGTTFPIDRKQVADELKFGRLYENSIDAVADRDYMMEFLSFAAILMVHLSRLSEEVILWCSSEFKFVELDDAHCTGSSIMPQKKNPDVAELVRGKTGRVIGHLMALLTTMKGLPLAYNKDMQEDKEGLFDTVDTVKFSLSVYAAMVRGMKVNAPRMLAAADEDFTNATDMADYLVKKGLPFRQAHEVSGKSVRYCLEKDKKLTDLSLAELKEFSPLFEEDILEAIKVETCVAARNSYGGTSPSQVKEALAGGREALKRQLAWLDTHRKNGI
- a CDS encoding GNAT family N-acetyltransferase, with product MALKHDGYVFSRDKSLLSLDRVADLLARTYWAGNRGRDKILTSIDNSLCFGIYKDGHQVGFARAVTDYATVWWLADVVIDEAHRGKGLAKILIRYVTETEELRGVRGILITRDAHGLYEHFGFARDGQMFMMKNG